From Salvelinus sp. IW2-2015 linkage group LG18, ASM291031v2, whole genome shotgun sequence, a single genomic window includes:
- the si:dkey-21e13.3 gene encoding uncharacterized protein si:dkey-21e13.3: LSLSLPLSLSLCPSLSLFASLFLPLSRSASHGCPSLLLSPSAVIRERCGETGVSSALLSVLLSRDQELLIHAGRAIARICYESRCQQEQLLRLGAVPRLVGILLGFKSNQALEGVCLVALCNLGDMGEGGEDGGISWERGVSLCPEESVFRGVTCHSCGFGSMVTVVRLTQWSPGQHTVSIEVLSRYSIGFWTMHNNRRTVRRSPLSHLGTCPRFYKAIKYSVQNIPNSRSLKSLIFHIFL; the protein is encoded by the exons ctctctctctctttgcctctctctctctctctttgcccctctctctctctctttgcctctctctttctgcctctctctcgctctgcctctcatGGTTGTCCTTCACTGCTTCTTTCTCCATCAGCGGTGATCAGGGAGAGGTGTGGTGAGACAGGGGTGTCatctgctctgctgtctgtgctgcTCTCCAGGGATCAGGAGCTGCTGATACACGCTGGCCGCGCTATCGCTCGTATTTGCTACGAGAGCA ggtgtcAACAGGAGCAGTTGTTGCGTTTGGGGGCGGTCCCTAGGCTGGTCGGAATCCTGCTGGGTTTTAAAAGCAACCAGGCTCTGGAGGGTGTGTGTCTTGTGGCCCTGTGTAACCTAGGTGACatgggagaggggggggaagatGGAGGTATATCGTGGGAGAGAGGCGTGTCGCTATGTCCCGAGGAGTCTGTGTTTCGTGGCGTGACTTGTCACTCCTGCGGCTTTGGCTCCATGGTTACAGTCGTCAGACTGACCCAGTGGTCGCCCGGGCAACACACCGTCAGCATCGAGGTGTTATCCCGTTACTCCATCGGGTTCTGGACAATGCATAACAACCGCCGGACAGTGCGACGTTCGCCACTCTCTCACCTGGGAACGTGTCCTAGGTTCTACAAAGCCATCAAGTACTCCGTCCAGAACATTCCCAACAGTAGAAGCCTCAAGTCACTGATCTTCCACATCTTCCTTTGA
- the LOC111978651 gene encoding uncharacterized protein isoform X2, with protein MEPSGNRTPEGKDMIHLAKNVEKYAGPSQVSTPVVVVTHSQTSVGVPKKRIYVVPMPRRAPKEPQIQIQSPTADATQTRTPVPSTKHIYIVSQPFSAGGSTQTQVPGTRKHIYVLAQPQNAARVRIQPQTTARITTQPQTTAGKIDPLKVPGQSQIKTPTGVTVQSQNVASVKAQTQPAVGRTDPPNAPRQTRKMVHFQHQPPTARDAAPTKTDAQTQTPTVVAEVVSMLQHGDVRPAPQPYLVHKEEVLRRMDAPEKMSVRTLLMYTGKNPADLDSKNRLVKNLIKAGIPPVETPAYITSAFTRLTEGDTTMLCSDMKSLAIKHLNFTNMAEQLIEETNPVQHWSKIIDTKAQLEEMRLCFRDTANSRLMDNVTHGMSTGVMDAAFNIISTLIDYQVQLIACLVNTMPSHQTPTRTAVKTRPYPGLRSSLANPPVITIPNSQGPFASLLPLKRLNVIAQPHHNGTQTQPLLCCRETQSETQTDTQLPKKPLKQQKGRDVQRDPRGPYRKRATSGASDRKQGAAQEKGRGKKVKLNPSPHVAMDTEEEGNA; from the exons ATGGAGCCCTCAG GGAACAGAACCCCTGAGGGAAAGGATATGATCCATCTGGCCAAGAATGTAGAGAAATATGCAG GGCCTTCCCAGGTCTCGACTCCAGTTGTGGTCGTGACCCACTCTCAGACATCAGTCGGTGTCCCCAAGAAGCGCATCTACGTAGTACCCATGCCCCGGCGGGCTCCTAAAGAGCCACAAATCCAGATTCAGAGTCCCACTGCAGATGCAACCCAAACCCGGACTCCAGTCCCATCCACAAAACACATCTATATTGTATCCCAACCTTTCTCCGCTGGGGGCTCGACGCAAACCCAGGTACCAGGCACTAGGAAACACATCTACGTACTAGCTCAGCCCCAGAATGCTGCTAGGGTCAGGATCCARCCCCAAACTACAGCCAGGATCACGACTCAACCCCAAACTACAGCTGGGAAAATAGACCCACTTAAAGTGCCAGGACAGTCCCAGATCAAGACTCCAACTGGGGTCACAGTTCAATCCCAGAATGTAGCCAGTGTCAAAGCCCAAACCCAGCCTGCAGTAGGGAGAACAGACCCTCCTAATGCTCCAAGGCAGACTAGGAAGATGGTTCACTTCCAACACCAGCCTCCGACAGCCAGAGATGCAGCCCCAACCAAGACTGATGCCCAGACTCAGACCCCTACCGTCGTGGCAGAGGTGGTCTCTATGCTGCAACACGGAGATGTGAGACCTGCACCGCAGCCATACCTGGTCCACAAAGAAGAG GTGTTGAGGAGGATGGATGCGCCAGAGAAGATGTCAGTGAGGACATTGCTGATGTACACTGGGAAGAACCCGGCAGACCTAGACAGCAAGAACAGATTGGTGAAAAACCTGATTAAGGCTGGRATCCCCCCTGTCGAGACCCCTGCCTATATCACCAGTGCCTTCACCAGGCTCACCGagg GCGACACCACAATGCTGTGTAGTGACATGAAGTCCCTAGCTATCAAACACCTCAACTTCACCAACATGGCCGAGCAGCTCATAGAAGAGACCAACCCTGTGCAGCACTGGTCCAAGATCATCGATACCAA AGCCCAACTAGAGGAGATGAGACTGTGTTTCAGGGACACAGCTAACAGTCGTCTGATGGACAACGTGACCCACGGTATGAGCACGGGYGTGATGGACGCCGCCTTCAACATCATCTCTACCCTCATTGACTACCAGGTGCAGCTAATCGCCTGTCTAGTAAACACCATGCCTTCACACCAAACTCCCACTAGGACGGCTGTCAAAACTAGGCCTTACCCGGGCCTTCGGTCGTCCCTCGCCAACCCCCCTGTTATCACCATTCCGAATTCCCAGGGCCCATTCGCCTCCCTACTCCCCTTGAAACGGCTCAATGTGATAGCCCAGCCCCACCACAACGggactcaaacccagcccctgcTGTGCTGCCGCGAGACCCAGAGCGAGACCCAGACAGACACCCAGCTCCCTAAGAAACCACTGAAACAGCAGAAGGGTCGAGACGTCCAGCGTGACCCCAGGGGACCTTACAGGAAGAGAGCCACTTCAGGGGCCTCAGACAGGAAACAGGGAGCGGCTcaggagaaggggaggggtaaGAAGGTTAAGCTAAACCCTTCCCCACACGTTGCCATGGATACCGAGGAAGAGGGGAATGCATAG
- the LOC111978651 gene encoding uncharacterized protein isoform X1 — protein MEPSGLIRNPALLVTKDFSNLIAGNRTPEGKDMIHLAKNVEKYAGPSQVSTPVVVVTHSQTSVGVPKKRIYVVPMPRRAPKEPQIQIQSPTADATQTRTPVPSTKHIYIVSQPFSAGGSTQTQVPGTRKHIYVLAQPQNAARVRIQPQTTARITTQPQTTAGKIDPLKVPGQSQIKTPTGVTVQSQNVASVKAQTQPAVGRTDPPNAPRQTRKMVHFQHQPPTARDAAPTKTDAQTQTPTVVAEVVSMLQHGDVRPAPQPYLVHKEEVLRRMDAPEKMSVRTLLMYTGKNPADLDSKNRLVKNLIKAGIPPVETPAYITSAFTRLTEGDTTMLCSDMKSLAIKHLNFTNMAEQLIEETNPVQHWSKIIDTKAQLEEMRLCFRDTANSRLMDNVTHGMSTGVMDAAFNIISTLIDYQVQLIACLVNTMPSHQTPTRTAVKTRPYPGLRSSLANPPVITIPNSQGPFASLLPLKRLNVIAQPHHNGTQTQPLLCCRETQSETQTDTQLPKKPLKQQKGRDVQRDPRGPYRKRATSGASDRKQGAAQEKGRGKKVKLNPSPHVAMDTEEEGNA, from the exons ATGGAGCCCTCAG GATTGATAAGAAAccctgctttgctggtgaccaaGGACTTCTCTAATTTAATTGCAGGGAACAGAACCCCTGAGGGAAAGGATATGATCCATCTGGCCAAGAATGTAGAGAAATATGCAG GGCCTTCCCAGGTCTCGACTCCAGTTGTGGTCGTGACCCACTCTCAGACATCAGTCGGTGTCCCCAAGAAGCGCATCTACGTAGTACCCATGCCCCGGCGGGCTCCTAAAGAGCCACAAATCCAGATTCAGAGTCCCACTGCAGATGCAACCCAAACCCGGACTCCAGTCCCATCCACAAAACACATCTATATTGTATCCCAACCTTTCTCCGCTGGGGGCTCGACGCAAACCCAGGTACCAGGCACTAGGAAACACATCTACGTACTAGCTCAGCCCCAGAATGCTGCTAGGGTCAGGATCCARCCCCAAACTACAGCCAGGATCACGACTCAACCCCAAACTACAGCTGGGAAAATAGACCCACTTAAAGTGCCAGGACAGTCCCAGATCAAGACTCCAACTGGGGTCACAGTTCAATCCCAGAATGTAGCCAGTGTCAAAGCCCAAACCCAGCCTGCAGTAGGGAGAACAGACCCTCCTAATGCTCCAAGGCAGACTAGGAAGATGGTTCACTTCCAACACCAGCCTCCGACAGCCAGAGATGCAGCCCCAACCAAGACTGATGCCCAGACTCAGACCCCTACCGTCGTGGCAGAGGTGGTCTCTATGCTGCAACACGGAGATGTGAGACCTGCACCGCAGCCATACCTGGTCCACAAAGAAGAG GTGTTGAGGAGGATGGATGCGCCAGAGAAGATGTCAGTGAGGACATTGCTGATGTACACTGGGAAGAACCCGGCAGACCTAGACAGCAAGAACAGATTGGTGAAAAACCTGATTAAGGCTGGRATCCCCCCTGTCGAGACCCCTGCCTATATCACCAGTGCCTTCACCAGGCTCACCGagg GCGACACCACAATGCTGTGTAGTGACATGAAGTCCCTAGCTATCAAACACCTCAACTTCACCAACATGGCCGAGCAGCTCATAGAAGAGACCAACCCTGTGCAGCACTGGTCCAAGATCATCGATACCAA AGCCCAACTAGAGGAGATGAGACTGTGTTTCAGGGACACAGCTAACAGTCGTCTGATGGACAACGTGACCCACGGTATGAGCACGGGYGTGATGGACGCCGCCTTCAACATCATCTCTACCCTCATTGACTACCAGGTGCAGCTAATCGCCTGTCTAGTAAACACCATGCCTTCACACCAAACTCCCACTAGGACGGCTGTCAAAACTAGGCCTTACCCGGGCCTTCGGTCGTCCCTCGCCAACCCCCCTGTTATCACCATTCCGAATTCCCAGGGCCCATTCGCCTCCCTACTCCCCTTGAAACGGCTCAATGTGATAGCCCAGCCCCACCACAACGggactcaaacccagcccctgcTGTGCTGCCGCGAGACCCAGAGCGAGACCCAGACAGACACCCAGCTCCCTAAGAAACCACTGAAACAGCAGAAGGGTCGAGACGTCCAGCGTGACCCCAGGGGACCTTACAGGAAGAGAGCCACTTCAGGGGCCTCAGACAGGAAACAGGGAGCGGCTcaggagaaggggaggggtaaGAAGGTTAAGCTAAACCCTTCCCCACACGTTGCCATGGATACCGAGGAAGAGGGGAATGCATAG
- the LOC111978506 gene encoding uncharacterized protein: MESNPSLAGVDSQGNMVFRVVKPVMGIFQVSSEQTNSVGQGGSQQMMVGGLTGLQGLSNLPSMVLGDGQGQGQQRMGHVNQMQAQIQIPAEDMSQTQVAAPNHNHVPHVPFAEVSSLLDPNMKSSKARKYLIPYDEIKRRLDAPEKMSLRSLAAYTRVSRGPASKKTLQESLNILGLTPGTTTSVSSSFSKLTEGDTKALCNDMKDFAHDYIDFGNMAKQLIPETNTVQHWSKVIETRSHLEAMRKCFRDPVNSASFDNVTHGLGLGMLDAALDMITMVIDKQIRILSGAAATDPVDTGPPMRRIRRRHRKPRDNGNDKSHRSLGGVKGQEKGSGKGKGRGRGRKKMRLQESGVGVAMDTTQQQDQEHCQPEDVESSVLTLVSVGYETISSGLNATGQI; this comes from the exons ATGGAATCAAATCCCAGCCTGGCGGGGGTGGACTCCCAGGGCAACATGGTGTTCAGAGTGGTTAAACCTGTCATGGGMATCTTCCAAGTCTCCTCAGAACAGACCAACTCTGTCGGTCAGGGGGGGTCGCAGCAGATGATGGTTGGGGGGCTGACGGGGTTACAAGGGTTATCCAACCTCCCCTCcatggtgctgggggatggacaGGGTCAGGGCCAGCAGCGAATGGGGCACGTGAACCAGATGCAAGCCCAGATTCAGATCCCGGCAGAGGACATGTCCCAGACCCAGGTTGCCGCTCCGAACCACAACCACGTACCCCATGTTCCGTTTGCAGAGGTGTCGTCTCTCTTGGACCCCAACATGAAGAGTTCCAAGGCCC GTAAGTACCTGATACCCTATGACGAGATCAAGCGTCGTCTGGATGCTCCAGAGAAGATGTCTCTGCGTTCACTAGCAGCCTACACCAGGGTCAGCCGTGGCCCGGCCAGCAAGAAAACCCTGCAGGAGTCTCTAAATATACTGGGCCTTACCCCTGGTACTACTACTTCTGTGTCCTCTTCCTTTTCCAAGCTCACAGAGg GTGACACCAAAGCCCTGTGTAACGACATGAAGGACTTTGCCCATGACTACATAGACTTTGGCAACATGGCCAAGCAGCTTATTCCAGAGACCAACACTGTCCAACACTGGTCCAAGGTCATAGAAACCAG GAGCCACCTGGAGGCGATGAGGAAGTGTTTTCGTGACCCGGTCAACAGTGCGTCGTTCGACAACGTGACTCACGGCTTGGGCCTCGGGATGCTCGACGCCGCCCTCGACATGATTACCATGGTGATCGACAAACAAATTCGCATCCTGTCTGGCGCTGCGGCAACCGATCCCGTCGACACCGGCCCTCCAATGAGACGCATCCGCCGCCGCCACCGCAAGCCCCGAGACAACGGCAACGACAAATCGCACCGGTCGCTGGGCGGGGTTAAAGGTCAAGAGAAAGGGTCAGGGAAGGGCAAAGGGAGGGGCAGAGGCAGGAAGAAGATGCGGCTGCAGGAGTCTGGAGTTGGTGTTGCCATGGatacaacccagcagcaggatcaAGAGCATTGTCAGCCGGAGGATGTGGAGAGCAGTGTTCTCACACTCGTCTCTGTTGGTTACGAGACCATCTCCAGCGGCCTCAATGCCACAGGACAGATCTGA